Below is a genomic region from Falco naumanni isolate bFalNau1 chromosome 17, bFalNau1.pat, whole genome shotgun sequence.
GCTGTTTGCCTGAGGCTTTCCTTCCTGGCAGGAGGAAGCGCCTACTCCGCCTGAAGACAATTGCATTGGCAGTCCCGGTGGCTCAGAAGTCTATAACCAGCCTGTCTGCTCTTGATGAAGTCATCTCTACCTCCCCTGTGTACCAGACTGTGCCTGACTTCCAGCGGGTACAGATCACAGGGGATTATGCCTCCGGTGTACGTACTTGCATGGCTGTACCCTTCCCCTTGCTGAATACCACTTCATCTagtccctgcctgtccctcaGTAGTGCCCAGTGTCACAGGAGCCTGTACCAGCTGCAGTGGGGATAGACGGTGTCTTCCAGCTCAGTCCATGTCTCATGAGCACCTGATGGTGCCCTGCTGCATCCCTTGAGGATCCAGAGCTGAATGCCTTAGAAGAGTCTGTGTGGTGCTGCATGCTTCCCATGGGATTCTCCGGACAGGGCAGAAGGGAGGGCAGGGTGGGGTAGCCCATGCTTATTCTgtcacagcctgctcctgcttgCGCACAGCTATATCTGTCTGAGGTTTGTGCAAGTCACAGAATCCCAGAATAGTTGAGGTTGGCAGAGACCTGcagaggtcatctggtccagcccccCCTGCTCGGGCAGGGTCACCTAAAGCCAGTTGGCCAGGACTGCTATCACATCCTGTGCTaattcctccttctcctccacagcctccttttacatctgtgctgcttctgagaTACTGTTGGCAGGTTGCACCCTCCTGGGCTGGAGGCGGTTGCTCAGCTTGGAGTTGCATAGCGGAGGAGCAGTTAGGGGAAGCTGAAAATCCCTCCATGCTCAGGCACATTCCTTCTGCCATGACTGTAATGAGCTGCAAGTACTTCATGGTATTCTCCCATGCTGCTCCAATGTGACCTCTCTTCACTGCCCAAAACACTTGTCTGTGCAGTAAATCAAAAATTCTTGACACATTGGGTCACTGTATGCTGTTGATCCTGCTTCAGTTTCAGTCTGGGCTCCAAAAATAGCTTTTAGTGTTTTGCGCAAACCTGGCTTCCATTTCAGTGGCAACTACAGTCTACAGTGAGGAATGTAAGAGGGGATGACAGCTGGAATTCATTGGTTCTGGTGTGAGGAACTTCCCTTTGCCATGTCTGGGACTTTGCCTATCATCCTTTATTTGCCCTgctcaggcagagcagcagaagggagggAATGACAAGATACATACCTTGCCATGAACAAAATTGTCCTTTTTACATCTTCGTGCACGGGGGTGTTTCTCGGGCAGCTAGGTTCCAGTTGTGTGGCTGTGTTCAGCAACAGCCCTCTTGCAGGTGACAGTTGAAGATTTTGAAATTGTCTGCAAAGGCCTGTACCGTGCCCTGTGCATCCGGGAGAAATACATGCAGCAGTCTCTACAGAGGTTCCCCAGGACCCCATCTCAGTACCTGCGCGCTATCGAAGGCGAGGTCTGGAGGGCGAGCAACACCGGCCCAGGTACACTGAGGCACCTGGAGGGTTTTCCTCTCTGGCTTCAGCATGGGGTGAGCAGGGGTGAGAAAAGGGTTGTGGAAGTGCCCCACAGGGGAGTCGCTTGCTCAGGCCTCCTCTCTAGTGTCACAGCGGCAGTGCTgtccctgccctctgcctggGGTGGAGGAGCATGGCAGGCTTGCGGAGTTTTGGTTGGCAGCCTGTGCCTCATGGTGTTCTCATTTTGGTCCAGTGTTCACCCCACCAGTGAAGGATGGAGAGGATCCCTTTGAAACTGGGAATCTTGCCGAGGACCTGGGATACCATGTCCAGATGAAGGATGGGGTAGCTTACATCTATGGAGACAAGGCAGCGGCTGGCAGAAATGAGCCAAAGGACCTGCCCTACCCCAGCCTTGAGGACTTTGTTGATGACATGAACTTCCTCTTGGCCCTGATTGCACAGGGGCCTGTGTAAGTGCAcaacccagcactgctgggtgcAGCTGAACAGATTCTGCcgcagcaggcagaggggggtcagagcagagccagagttgccccctccttttcctgggaagagggaggaaccTACTGATGACATACCTGCAGCCTGCTGGCTACCAAAATGTCCTTAGCCCTTGTCAGCCACCTTGATTGGGGTCTTAAGTGAAGTAACCATTCAGGGATTGGAGACACACCCCGAAGGTATGCTCACACCTGGCCAGGCCTTCCTTTGAAGCTCTGTAATAGAGCCAGGAGAAGCACCTTAGGGAAGCAGCCCAGGCCAGCATGAGCTCCTGCACCTCAGGTGAAAGCTGCATCCCTGTTTGAAGGGCCATGCCCCTGTGTTGAGGGATAAGGAGCCCAGTCACTGTTCTGTCCTTTGCTTTCACTAGTAAGACCTACACTCATCGGCGCCTGAAGTTCCTCTCATCAAAGTTCCAAGTACACCAAATGCTAAATGAGATGGAGGAGATGAAAGAGCTGAAGAACAACCCCCACCGGGACTTCTACAACTGCCGCAAGGTAAATGGCAAGGCTTACAGCCACTGTGACTCTGAGGACATCTTGAtgccttcccttcccaaagAACTAGATATTACAGTCAAGGTCTGTGGCTGCTCCATTGTTCCTGCTAATGGGGTGGTGCTGACTGGGCTGCTCTTGGCCCAGGCCTGTTGTGCTCATCTGCTGGGCTGAGCCATGCTCCCCACACAACTTGGGCTTGCCTAAGGTGTTAGTTAGCCTCCCTGTGAAGGTACCTGAGCACCCCAACTTGAAGCTAGATAGCTGTCCCTCCGGTTTCTCAGGTGGACACACACATCCATGCTGCAGCCTGCATGAACCAGAAGCATCTTCTGCGTTTCATCAAGAAATCATACCGTGTGGATGCTGACCGTGTAGTTTATGATGCCAAGGGCAAACAGCTCACcctgaaacagcttttccagcagctcaATCTGCACCCCTATGACCTGACAGTGGATTCCCTGGATGTCCATGCTGTAAGTGGTAGGGAATTTAGGGTAAGACCACCCTTGGGTGACTCTCACCCACCCCTGTAGGCATggcttttctcctccctgtgTACCCCTGATGTGCATGTTAGTGTTTCTGGCAGGGTGCAGCAGCTCCTAGCTTTCCCATTGTGGGTTGTCTGGATCAGTCCCTGCTCAGCTGGTACGCTTGGGCCcagtgtctctgtgtgtgtgtgtgtctgtgtgtgtgtgtgtagtatTTGCCCCTGACCCTCTCTGACCCTCCCTTCTCCAGGGGCGGCAGACATTTCAGCGCTTTGACAAGTTCAATGACAAGTACAATCCTGTGGGTGCCAGTGAGCTACGTGACCTCTATCTGAAGACGGAGAACCCTATCAATGGCGAGTACTTTGCTACCATCATCAAGGTGAGAATATAGGGGAGGAGACCTGTTaagctgtggtgctgctgtgcccagtgGCTGCAGGGTCCCCATGCCACCATCTGTTATGGTTTGCAGGAGGTTGGCTCTGATCTGGAGGATGCCAAGTACCAGCACGCAGAGCCTCGCCTCTCAATCTATGGGCGATCAGCTGAGGAGTGGCACAAGCTAGCCAACTGGTTCAACAAACATCGGGTCTATTCCCCCAACATGAAGTGGATGATCCAAGTACCCAGGATTTAGTATGTGCTGTGGGTCTGAGAAGGCACTGTGCCTTACAGTGCACTATACCTCATCTTTTATCCTGAAGGGATTGTGGGGACAGTGGGTCATGTTGTTCCTCTGCTAGCAGCTAATCCTTGTCTCTGTCCACAGCGATGTCTTCAGGTCTAAGAATTTCCTCCCACACTTTGGGAAGATGCTGGAAAATATCTTTGTTCCTGTGTTTGAGGCAACCATCAATCCTCGAGCCCACAAAGAGCTGAGTGTCTTTCTACGCCATGTGAGTGTCACCTGATGATGTTGTCAGGATGTGGTGAGCACTGACATCCCTGTTTGTGCACAAGAAATGGCATATTTGCCCTGATATGGAAAATGTCATCAGTGGGCTTGTGGCCCTACTGCCACATTCTGGGAGAGGGGGTATGTGTCCAGAACTGCTGGGAGGGGTCAGACTCcctgagctggctgctgtggggctgtgaGAAATGCTGCCCACTCACCTCCTGGAGAAGTGGTTTGGGGTGAGCTTTATTTCTAGCCCTTGATAAAGCTTGGGAGGTTGTGAGGAGCAAGATCTGCAGCCTtgcccctgcctctgctctggggtGGGTCAGGGGTACAGGCtacagctgggctgtggcaagctgcagtggggcagggtGAGCCAGCCTACCTGGGCATGACAAGGTTGGGGAGCTTTGagatgcagcttttttttaCCTTGCCAAGCAGATCACTGGCTTTGACAGTGTGGATGATGAATCCAAGCATAGTGGACACATGTTCTGCACTAAAAGCCCAAAGCCAGAGCAGTGGACTTCTGAGAAGAACCCATCCTACACCTACTATATATACTATATGTATGCCAACATCTTGGTGCTTAACAACCTACGCAGGTAAGGCCCAGGATCTGCTAAGGGACCTGCAATGGGCTGGCAGAAGCGGGGCTGACTCCTGAGTTGTCTCAGCAGTTTGATTGTTAGTGGCAGAAATGGGGCCCTCCTTGCTTTGCCACCAGCATAGTTTGGAGCTTCATGTCCCACAGCAATCCAAACGCTCCTTGGTAGGAAGTGTGATAGACTGGGGTGAAAACTTTGGGATTGCAGAGATGCATCTATTGTGtgcacagaggagaaaagagaacaagTAATGTGTTCCTAGGTCAAGCTGGATTCTTAGGGACCCActggcaggggcagagctggaaCTGAAGTCAGGGAACCTTGCATCATATGCCACATAACCCTGCTGCTTGCCTGCTCTGAGTCCTTCTTCCATGTGCCTAGGCAGCGTGGTATGAACACATTCCTCTTCCGCCCACACTGTGGGGAAGCTGGGGCCATCACACATCTGCTCACAGCCTTCATGACAGCAGATAATATCTCCCATGGTCTCAACCTCAAGAAGGTAAGTGGAGTAGTCTGCCACAGAGCAGCCCAGGcatggaagaggagaaaagcgTGTTCACAGCTGGCCTTCACTGTAGCTGACAGTTAATTGTGCCTCTGCTGTAGGCTGACACAGCCTGGCTTCAAGCAGATGTTACAAACTCTCTTGAGTTTCTCCAGGCATGTTTGGGAATGTAGCTGAGAAACCTATTCAGACTTCAGGGGTTCAGCCTCACAGGCCTATCATTGGATAAGTCTGTTATCACGAGCCAGCTAAGTTCTGAAATCAGACAGGTCTGAACTCACTTGGCCTCTCACTCTCCAGTGGGCCCTGGAGGATTGCTGCCTTGGCTGTCTCTTTTTCTTGCACACACGTGCTCTGAGGCACTGAGATCTCTGAGGAGTGACCCTGGAGAGGTAGAGGGCGCAGCAACTTTTTCCCTAACCTGGCAACTCTGCTCACCTTTGCAGAGCCCGGTGCTGCAGTATCTGTACTACCTTGCCCAAATTCCCATTGCTATGTCCCCACTCAGCAACAACAGCCTCTTCCTGGAGTATGCAAAGAATCCATTGCCTGACTTCCACCAGAAGGGCCTCATGGTGTCCCTTTCTACAGATGACCCCATGCAGTTCCATTTCACCAAGGTACAGTGGAAGCTGATCACCTCCTGCTCTGAACATGGGGCTGGGATGGTGTGGGCCTCATTGCTCAGGGAAGCCAGCAGCATTTGCAGCCGATCCAGCATGCTGGGCCATcatgggctgtgctggcagaagcCGGTGGCCTCTAACAcagcctgtggctgcaggagccCCTGATGGAGGAGTATGCCATTGCTGCCCAGGTTTTCAAGCTCAACACCTGTGACATGTGTGAAATTGCCAGGAACAGCGTTTTGCAGTGCGGCCTGTCCCATGAGGTAGGTGCCCCTCTGGGCAGGCGGAGCGGGCCTGCGCCTGAAAGGGGCCGGGCCAGGCCAGGAGCCCCCTCCCCGCACTCGGGGCTGCCTCCCAGGGCCTGAGGGAGCTCGGCCGAAGCCAGCGCCTCCCCCGGGTGCCGCCAGCCGGGGCTTCTGAGGCCGGCACCGCCGCCCTTGTCTCCGGCAGGAGAAGGCCAAGTTCCTGGGTGAAAACTACCAGGAAGAAGGACTCCAGGGCAACGATATCCGGAAGACAAACGTGGCCCAGATCCGTGTGGCCTACCGCTATGAGACCTGGTGTTACGAGCTCAACCTCATCGCCGAGGGCGTGAAGGCCGACTAGGAGCGggcggcgctgcggggccgggcgggcggcggggccgcgcagTAAAGGCCGCTGTGTCAGCAGCTGCGTTGCACCCTgcgccgggggcggggctgcCGCCTGAGTGACGGCCGCGCGAGCCAGTGGGCGGCagggcggggcgcggcgggagcGTCCTGCGAGCGCGGggccgggaccgggaccgggaccgaGCCGGGGCTCAGCGGGTGAGAGGGTGCGGGGCCGGTTCCCGCCGCGGGGGCAGAGCGGGaccggggggcggggccgggccgcgcggcgcggcggggctccTCACCCGCGCCCCGTCACCAGCGGCTCCGGACGGGCAGCTCGGCCCGGGGAGGGCGGGGGCTGCACGCGGAGCGGCGGCCGAGCTTGGGGCCGCCGGTGGTGCTGGGGGCGGCGCGGTCCATCGCTGCCGGCCCCGGCGGGAGCCCGGCGCAGCGGGGAAGCGGGAGGTGCTgccgggcgggcagggccgggcgcgGGCCCCACGCGGGGAGTAGGCGGCTGCCCGAGCCCGGCGGCTGCCCCGCGGGTCACCAGCCCCGTGTTTCGTCGCGGTTCCTCGCCCCGCGCagccggggggagcgggcggggggaCGCACCTTAACGCGTACGCACGCCTGaaggggggctgcggggcgggccCTGCCGCGCCGCTCCCCGGGGAGCCCGGAGACGGTCCAGGCGGGCGCACGGGAGAGTCCCCCGAACATCAGGAAACTCTTTTCCACCCTGAGCGCGCCCGAGCACCAGCTCGGCCAGTCCCGGGGGTGCCGAGACACCCGGCAGCCGCCCGCGGTCCTGGGCagctcccttcccacctcagcccCTCAGGAGTTCGTACGGGCTCTCTATAGAGCAGCTTGTCTCCTGGCAGGCTGCGATGTTTTCGGTAGCGCTAGGTACTTGTGTTGGCTTGCACTGAGGAGTTACAGAGGTCTGCGGTGGCGATGCTGTCAGAGGGCACGAGCTGCAGGCCAGCATTACGCTGCGCCACTCTCCCCTTGCCTTTTCTGGTTCGTGGCGCAGACCCCTCCGTTCCAGTGACCGTGGCCAAACGCAGTCTGTCCGACTGGGCACCTGGCTACCACGACCCTCATAGAGCCCTAGTAGTTTTGGGAGCTCTATTTGACAGCTGCGATGTGCATCGACCCTAATGACAGAAGAAGAGTAGGAGTCACAGGAAAAACAGCCCCTGGAAATGTGTTTGTGCAGTGGGGGATGTGGTCTTTTctgtccctggctgctggggtcATGGAAGGGGGGATGAATGCGTGGTGACCTTGCTGCACGAGAAGGAGAGCGGAGCTGGGAACAGCGAAGCTGCTGAATGAGCCTGTGTGCTGCCCTGCCGGGGCTCTGTTGGCTGGAGGGGATGTGTGAGCGTTTGGTCCGGCGACCCGCTCAGtcgcaggcaggcagggccctAAGCAGGTGTTTGCTAGTGTCCAGAGCAGGGTCAGGAGCCGGGTGGCTCCCCGGGGGGGTGATGTGTCTCAGTCCCTCCTCAGACTGGGTTGTCCCTTCAGGGGCTTGCAGGCAGGACTGGGTGAATTGCTTACTATCTGAGCATTCAGAAGTTAAACTGCTGCAGAGATAGGTGAGTGACAAAATGGACCCTGAAAGACTTTGGGCACCCTGTCCCAAAAAGCATGTCTCTTGGGCAGTGTGCTCCAGTTTGCCCTTGACAGGAAGGTATGTGCAGAGAATGTCTGAGGGTGTCAGGTATGGGGGGGAAAAACGTTGGTGGTGGTCTTGTGAAACATTCCCGCTTGAAACAGCTGGCTGGAAGTATCTGTCCTGGAGTGCCAAGTCCTAGTACTGTGCATTGCTGCTTGGCAAAATTCTTACATCAGTCTTCCAGGATGGATATGGCTCATTCCCTGTGGCTCTTGGAACTTTTGATCTGGATGTATGTTGTTTTCTGGTGCTACCTTGGTCTGTGCCCTCTGAACCTCTTGGGGCAGCTGCCTCCATGCTGCTGAGACTTCCAAAGGAAAGTGCGGCTGGTGCTTGTGGCCTACACAACCTCTCTGCGGTGGCCACTGTCACATAAAGGTGGTCCTAGCTTTATGGTGATGTCAGCCCTGGGGGAAGCCTGGAATCTCACCTCAGACAGTTGCACCAGGAATTGGCTCCAAGATAACTGATGTCtgagtttaactttttttccatctccacCTTGGGTTTGATTTCTTGTGCGAAGCCTGCAGCATTCCTGGGGCATGCAGCCAGCCTTTGGTGTAGCGCCTGATTCAACTGCTGCTTTCAGTATTGGTAACTTGAACATCACATACTGTGAGTCAGGttaaaaccccacaactttaaaaacagtatATTGTGGGTTCTGTCTGTGTCCTCTGCTATAAAAGCCTTCAGGGCTTATGTGTTTAAAGTGGTGGGGGGTTTTAGCACGAGgaaaaacttacttttaagaAGTTGAATTCCATCACTTCTGACTGAAAGTTGAAAGATCCAGATTCATCTTTCTCATCAGTATAAAAGTCTTAGCAACCATGGCAGTGGTCAGACTTAACTTCCTTTTGCCATGTAATTAAGATTAGCATCACATTTACTGTATCCAGGGGCTGCACACTACATGGCCATGTATCTGATGAGGTGGAACTCCATTCCTCAGCGTGATACGCAGAAGCTTCGAATGAGTTAATGACTACCATTGCTTTGTATCGAGATGGAAATGAGTAAGCATACCGCATTCCTGAAGTGTTACTTATTTTGCTATAAAATCTGCTTGTGTGGTATGCCCATGTCTTTCAGGCATCACATGGCAGAGTTTTGCTTAGAAAAGCTGCAGGTTTGTTCTAGAGCCAAACAGAATGGCAATAGCTGAGAACTCTGGAAGGGGtgcttgctgctgtgctgtctcCTCATCCCCCCAGGACTGAGCTGCCAGCATCCCTAGACTTCAGAAGACCAGTAACTGTCTTTTACTTGGCTACCAACACAGGAGAATGGTTGACAAGGAGGTCTCTTGGGTGGTTTAGAACTGCACAACTCTCATAAAAGGAGTGAAAGATTGCTTCAGAACTGCAAGGGCTTGCCAAGTCTGTGATATGTGTGTTGTCATGCCTGTTGTGCAGCAGAATAAGGTAAGGTCGTGTGTTAGTGCCTTTCTTTAGCACCTGTTGGCATGAGTGTGGTATGGGGGTTGTGGGGTACCAGCCGTGCCTGCAGTGGGTGGGCTTGACCTCAGCATTGAAGAGTATCTTATTCTTGAACAGCACTGGCAGCATTCTCTCCTTGAGCTGTTTGGAAAGCGGAATTTTCTTGAGACTTTGCATAGAAAATGCTTAGCATGCTCTCTGGCTTTCAGAATTGGAAAAAGAGTCAGGGCTACCTGTCATGTGCGGTGAATGTGCCTAATTCTTGTGTTTGGGATAAAGATATGGAAGCTGTCTTCCAACAGTGTGCGTTGGAGAGGCTGTCTCTTTTGGGAGAATTATGTGATACTTTGtctagaaattatttaatttctcttctcccAAAACTACTGCTTTCAATGAACTAATTCAGTATTCTTGACTACACCAAACTTGAGCACACTACACTACTAATGCGGTAGGGATGACAACTTTGGCTTCTGTGGAAATACTGGGAAGCATATCAGAGTCGCTGGGGGAGTTTGGAAGGAGGGGTCAAGAGAGAAACAGTCATGTTAAGCCTGGTTAGTTTGTGAAAGGTATGGTGCATGTGGTCCCTGAGACggcagtgctggctgcctggctcAGGTGGTCTCTAGCAGTTCTGTGTCTCTAAGCTGTGCTTTGGCCTATCTCAGACTTGTCTGACGGTTACTTAGCTTGGATCAGGCCACCCCAGTCTGCTCTTTCTTCATCGAAGATCAGTCTCTACTCTTGCCCTGGCTCACATGATGAGCTTGGATTAAATACCTGGTTCTTGGTAGCAGCCATCTGCCTTGCAAGCCTGGACAGGTGAAGAGCTGCATTCTTCTCCTCCTCAGATGATTATTTTGGAAGACGCAGTTCAGGGCTGTGGctagcagagcagcactgagcaggAGAGATTGTTGGGTGCTTTCTCTGCTATCTGTGTTTAAGGTGAGCCAGGAGCCATGTGTTTCTAGTTGTATCTGATAGTTCAAAAGATCAGTGACATGCCTTGGGAAGACCATTGCTATTGCACTCAAACCTGTATGACTTCTTAGGTGAGTGAAGCTTATTGCTTAACCTTCAAAGTAATACTGTTTCTCAGCCAGTGCATGGAGCTTCACTGGCTGGAGAAGTAATACTATTTGTTAGGTTTatgctgaaggaaaggaaataagacCCGGTGTGGATCCAGTTTCTGCATATGGGTCTGTGTAGCTCTGGATGCCAGAGTCAGGTAGTTGCTTGAGCGCTGAGTGAACTGCTTGAATCTGGGCATTCATTGGTGAGCGGGACCagaggcagcactgcagagacaGTATCACCAGTATCTGTATGCTGGCTGGGACTGTGCTTGTCCACCGTGTTTCTCAGTTGCTGGTTGTGCCTCATCATGGAAGCACAACTGTGGACAGTAGGAGAGGTCAGGGGCATGGGGCTGACTTGGGCCATGGCTGTATGTCAGGAAGCAGAAGTatggcaggctggctggggaaggtCCAGCAAAGCACTCTTTGTTGCACCCTTACCAACGTGAGTCATAGGAGGAAGGATatggggcaggctggcagccagcagacCTGACCTGCTTGAGCGCAGGCAGCTGTGCACGCTTTGAGAATGAACCCAACTAGAAAGCTGAGCAGGGCTCCTTAGTCTGCTGCACGCAGTAATTTGCCCTCACGGATGCTGCATGCAGATGTTTTGCCAGACTGCTGGTCTGAGCCTAGGGGCAGCTGGTGTATTCAGGGAAGGAAGCTGCCAGTGCTGTTGGGAAGCAAGGGAGCCTTTAGCGTCACGCGTGGGCTTGCTGTCAGCGTGGAGCTGCATGTGCTCTGTGAATGCATATGCTGCTGGCCTTGAAGTGCTTAGTCCTGTGAATAAGCCCACAGTGCTGCACCACAGGGTCCTTTGGGGGCCCGTCCCTGTACGAGTTCTACATCCAGTGGTCCCACACTTGAAGACCTGGCAGGGAGTAAAGGTGCCGGCTGTACTGGCTGAGAGGAGGTTCTTTCACCCCTCTCCTGGCCTGGCTTGGCTTTCCCCATAAGAGCCTTTGCTGCTTTGCTAGCTTGTTCTTCAGGTCCtcaggagcatccctgggtgCTGTTGCTGTAGAGTAGTTGCAGTGGcatagaaaagaggaaaattgcTTTCCTGTTTGCTAATCAGGGCTGTGCAGACAAGGATTGAGGAAGGATGGCTCTGCTCTGGCTCAGGATGTTTTGGAAACAATGCCTATTTATAGGAGAGGGTAGGGCCCCTTgctgcctggagcaggctggCCATGCGGGAAGAGGGCCTCGTGGTGGGAAGAAGGTCTTGCGGTGGGGTGTGGTGGCACTGCAGCGCCCTGGTCAAGGGAGTCCAGCAGAGTGGGGTTGccagtttgtgtgtgtgctctgTCACTCTCAGGCTTGTTCTGCTCTCTCTCTGCCCCTCTGTGAGGGGGTCAGCACcctcttctgtttgcttgtcccctgcctgcaccttgCCACTGGCaggagtggggagggggtgctgtgctgtgctggagctggtgctggagctgtAGTGCCACTTGCATGGTAGTAGCTTCACCTCACAACTTTGGAGACTGTGCTGGGTGGTGGTCAGGTGGGGCTATGAAAGCGCTGAGGACAGGGTGGAATGCTGATGATGGAGCATATATCCCCAGTTCAGTTGCTAACTCAGATAATCCAAGTTTAGCCCATTTACTGCGGAGTGGGAGAGTTGCTGGCAGCTGTCTGGGGCAGTGCACTAAGCAATGCCAGACTGCAAGACCCGACGCTGCTCCCCCTGGAGACAGGCAGCAGTGAGCTTCTTGCCACAGCGAGCAATGCTGCTTTGGTAGAGTGTGAAAGTGCAGCAGAGAACCAAGGCTTGGTGCCATGTGTGCCCAAGCCATCACCAAATTGCTTGGGGATCCCTGAGCTGTCCAACGACGATGCACTTTCTCACTAACGTATCAGGGAGGTCTGccaaggctgctgctttttttttaattgcaccACAAATGTCTCTGCTGAGCAGATCAGCAATGCCAAGAATAGAGCCAGTCgcgctgcagccctggctttgCAGTGCCAGGTGGGAAGGATGAGAGGCTCTGCTGCGGTGGGGGCTCTGCATGCCCAGCCTGCTGCGTGGGGCATGAGCCTGTGCCGGGCAGGCTTAAGCTCCTCTGTCTTCCAGCGTGGTTTGCTTCCTCTCCTTGGTTCTGCAAATTGCTGGCAAGTCAATGAAGCCTGGGCTTTGCCATAGCAGCTTTGGAGGGTATGTACCCACATTTTTGCCGTGAGAGCAGGCTGGATCGGTCGGGTGGAGCCTGAGTACGGGCTTTGTTTGACTATGGCCTGTGTTCCCACCTGAAGCAAGGCTGGCTTGCTTTCTGCAGGGTCCTCTGATTTTGTCACGTGTGTGGGATGGGGACTGCTTGCTGCTCTTGCTCTGCCTTTTGCAGGGAGACTTCTTAGTGCCAGGGGGGATGTTACTGAAGCCAGTGTGGCTTGCTTCTTGGCAACCAGGCCAGAGTCCAAGCTATCCTGAGTGATTGTCTTCTAATGCAAATGAAGAACATTAAGCAGACTCAGAGGGCTGAAACTTCTGAAAGGGGGTAACTGCCCGGAGAAAGGGAGGAGCAGTGCATGTTAGAGCTTATGGGCTGTTGTCTTCTGTCCAAAATGAGTTTTCAACCACGCTGGCATATCTGAGAATATTGGGTATGCCTTGTGAGCTACAGGTAAAGCCGAAGGGCTCGGAGACTGCACATACAAAATGTCTGTACTGAGGTCAACACCAGACCTGTAGGTGCTGGGTCTTACAGCCACCCATGTTCTCCCTGGCAGCTTCACCTGCCTGTCTTGCTGCAGCACTGTCTGGAGGATTGTTTGCTGTATCCTCAGGATTATGTGTTGGGAGTAGTCTCAGCTAGCATGGCTCCTGTTTGTGCAGGCTCTGCTAGGGTAGAAGTCATAGTGTTTCTTTAGCATTATTTCTCCTCCGCTGATCTAAACACAGGGCTATTTTCTTCTTGAGAATGAGAGCTCACCAGTTTCCTCTGCCTTTTGGCCTCTGTTGTAtgccttttaaaacttttctgggctgcaagccaCAGGCTGGGCACCACTGCCCTCCAGTTTCTCTGATGACAAATTTAAGTCAGGTATTGACAAGCAGAACATCAGAGAGGTTTTGACTTGTATTGTGCAGCAGGAGACCACTTCTGGGAGGAGGAGTGCAGCTGGGCTCTTCTCTAGTCATCACAACTGTCCTAGTCCTCCTgtgtgaagcagcagctgtccTGCTGTTGCTGACTGCTGGGATAACTAGATGTGATTCCCTTTCTATACCTGGTGCAGTATC
It encodes:
- the AMPD1 gene encoding AMP deaminase 1, with the protein product MNEAMRSFAEKVFASEVKDEEIRQEISPFDVEEVCPISREEMRAHMMLQESSATTEKRRKRLLRLKTIALAVPVAQKSITSLSALDEVISTSPVYQTVPDFQRVQITGDYASGVTVEDFEIVCKGLYRALCIREKYMQQSLQRFPRTPSQYLRAIEGEVWRASNTGPVFTPPVKDGEDPFETGNLAEDLGYHVQMKDGVAYIYGDKAAAGRNEPKDLPYPSLEDFVDDMNFLLALIAQGPVKTYTHRRLKFLSSKFQVHQMLNEMEEMKELKNNPHRDFYNCRKVDTHIHAAACMNQKHLLRFIKKSYRVDADRVVYDAKGKQLTLKQLFQQLNLHPYDLTVDSLDVHAGRQTFQRFDKFNDKYNPVGASELRDLYLKTENPINGEYFATIIKEVGSDLEDAKYQHAEPRLSIYGRSAEEWHKLANWFNKHRVYSPNMKWMIQVPRIYDVFRSKNFLPHFGKMLENIFVPVFEATINPRAHKELSVFLRHITGFDSVDDESKHSGHMFCTKSPKPEQWTSEKNPSYTYYIYYMYANILVLNNLRRQRGMNTFLFRPHCGEAGAITHLLTAFMTADNISHGLNLKKSPVLQYLYYLAQIPIAMSPLSNNSLFLEYAKNPLPDFHQKGLMVSLSTDDPMQFHFTKEPLMEEYAIAAQVFKLNTCDMCEIARNSVLQCGLSHEEKAKFLGENYQEEGLQGNDIRKTNVAQIRVAYRYETWCYELNLIAEGVKAD